In the Advenella kashmirensis WT001 genome, one interval contains:
- a CDS encoding universal stress protein — protein sequence MMSKTILVPIDGSKNASKALDWAISLAKMAGMKLLAVNVQPSFHTVHAKALFNHEDIEQYQQQLFNEVTEPARATLQQSDAQHEVKLLIGDAKNCIVQEITDRQNSNSPVAMIVMGSRGTNPLFSGLLGSVSYAVIHSAICPVTIIPHD from the coding sequence ATGATGAGCAAAACCATTTTAGTCCCAATTGATGGATCGAAAAACGCGAGCAAAGCCCTGGACTGGGCCATCTCGCTGGCAAAAATGGCCGGCATGAAACTGCTTGCGGTAAATGTGCAGCCAAGCTTTCACACAGTACACGCCAAGGCACTGTTCAATCATGAAGATATTGAACAATACCAACAACAATTGTTCAATGAAGTAACCGAACCGGCCCGAGCCACGCTACAGCAGTCGGACGCGCAACATGAAGTCAAACTGCTGATTGGCGACGCCAAAAACTGCATTGTTCAGGAAATTACCGACAGGCAGAACAGCAACTCGCCGGTAGCAATGATTGTGATGGGTTCGCGCGGTACCAACCCACTGTTCTCCGGATTGCTCGGCAGCGTTAGCTATGCTGTCATCCATTCGGCCATATGTCCGGTAACCATCATTCCCCACGACTAG
- a CDS encoding nuclear transport factor 2 family protein — protein sequence MEMTPEIRQPVPPFTSESAVQKVRLAEDGWNSRDPQRVSLAYTVDSKWRNRAEFINGREQIVSFLTRKWIRELDYRLIKELWAFDGVRIAVRFAYEWHDDSGQWFRSYGNENWEFDGNGLMLQRHASINDLPIAENERKFRWPLGRRPDDHPGLSQLGL from the coding sequence ATGGAAATGACACCTGAAATACGCCAGCCGGTACCGCCGTTTACATCGGAATCGGCCGTCCAGAAAGTGCGTCTGGCCGAAGACGGCTGGAATTCACGTGATCCGCAGCGTGTATCTCTTGCCTATACCGTAGATAGCAAATGGCGGAACAGGGCAGAGTTTATTAATGGCAGGGAACAAATTGTTTCCTTTCTGACGCGCAAATGGATCAGGGAGCTGGACTACCGTCTGATCAAGGAATTATGGGCTTTTGATGGTGTCCGCATCGCCGTGCGGTTTGCCTATGAATGGCACGATGATTCGGGGCAGTGGTTCCGGTCGTATGGCAATGAAAACTGGGAATTTGATGGTAATGGATTGATGTTGCAGCGTCATGCTTCCATTAACGATCTTCCCATCGCCGAAAACGAGCGCAAATTCCGGTGGCCACTGGGACGACGTCCCGATGACCATCCGGGCCTGAGCCAGCTGGGCTTGTAA